One region of Salinirubrum litoreum genomic DNA includes:
- a CDS encoding citrate synthase/methylcitrate synthase yields MSDQEIHEGLEGITVAETRLSFIDGEAGELVIGGYPLSELGGNATFEETLYLLYNDRLPTQSELEEFSDELAQYRSLPEGCLEVVRSAGEAGVVPMDALRMGAAAASLDQDGEDPERDKLVIVARLPTIVAAYWRARNGEEPLEPREDLSHAGNYLYMLTGEEPSDAQVGGLEAYLNTVVDHGLNASTFTGRVIVSTESDLYSAITGAIGALKGPLHGGAPGPVLRMLLDMYESGDVEGMLREKLEAGERLMGFGHRVYKVRDPRAEVLSSAAESFYQEDGDSDFFELAKEVETEAVDLLEEYKPGRRLDTNVEFYTAVLLHGIGIPDELFTTTFGIARAGGWTAHCLEQLENNRLVRPRGKYVGEKDRTWTPVDER; encoded by the coding sequence ATGTCTGACCAGGAAATACATGAAGGTCTCGAAGGCATCACCGTCGCCGAGACGCGCCTCAGCTTCATCGACGGTGAAGCCGGCGAACTCGTCATCGGGGGGTATCCCCTCTCGGAACTCGGCGGCAACGCGACCTTCGAGGAGACGCTGTATCTGCTGTACAACGACAGACTCCCCACGCAGTCGGAACTCGAGGAGTTCTCGGACGAACTCGCGCAGTACCGGTCGCTCCCCGAGGGCTGTCTGGAGGTCGTCCGTTCGGCCGGCGAGGCCGGCGTCGTCCCGATGGACGCACTCCGCATGGGTGCGGCCGCCGCCAGCCTCGATCAGGACGGCGAGGACCCCGAACGCGACAAACTCGTCATCGTCGCTCGCCTGCCGACCATCGTCGCCGCCTACTGGCGTGCCCGGAACGGCGAGGAACCGCTCGAACCCCGCGAGGACCTCTCGCACGCCGGCAACTACCTCTACATGCTCACCGGCGAGGAGCCCTCGGACGCGCAGGTCGGCGGCCTCGAAGCGTATCTCAACACGGTCGTCGATCACGGCCTGAACGCCTCGACGTTCACCGGCCGCGTCATCGTCTCCACCGAGTCCGACCTCTACTCCGCGATCACGGGCGCGATCGGCGCGCTGAAGGGCCCGCTCCACGGCGGGGCACCCGGTCCGGTGCTCCGGATGTTGCTCGACATGTACGAGTCGGGCGACGTAGAGGGGATGCTCCGCGAGAAACTGGAAGCCGGCGAGCGCCTGATGGGCTTCGGCCACCGCGTCTACAAGGTGCGTGACCCCCGCGCCGAGGTGCTGTCGTCTGCGGCCGAGAGCTTCTACCAGGAAGACGGCGACTCCGACTTCTTCGAGTTGGCGAAGGAAGTCGAGACCGAGGCGGTCGACCTGCTGGAGGAGTACAAACCCGGGCGACGCCTCGACACGAACGTCGAGTTCTACACCGCCGTCCTCCTGCACGGCATCGGCATCCCGGACGAACTGTTCACCACGACGTTCGGCATCGCCCGCGCCGGTGGCTGGACGGCCCACTGTCTGGAGCAGTTGGAGAACAACCGACTCGTGCGACCGCGTGGCAAGTACGTCGGCGAGAAGGATCGCACCTGGACGCCGGTCGACGAGCGGTAA
- a CDS encoding ABC transporter substrate-binding protein, which translates to MTATSPSIGRRSLLALAASSFTGGCLRQYGSVVTRDDHTQLSVTVKTLPADADERATRVARRLAAALQRVGVDASVVPMSREHLRRSVLLNHDFDLYVGRLPLPADPDWLRPLLHSRFATAQGWANPFGYGALELDERLTAQARQSGQHRRETVAAVQRRVVRDQPFTVLAVPDAVRATRRDRVRWRGDRLHSVAGYLAAEPAGPAASETPESTNASAASTRGDRTTTADETPTSTPATDPTTLRVATTDSRVTKNLNPLSVPFRRGRVLLHLVYDSLGRRLDGTVRPWLAESWSVERDDGTTVKVRLREDLTWHDGASLTAGDVAFTYRFLRDTALGRTEEPVTSPAYRARISLVDGVEAVDDRTVRLDLGDAGAPAATTALTVPVLPEHVWRAAARPAEVAGIERGPTTDALVRNNLEPVGSGPLRVTDTALKASVDLAANPDHFLTRTPVDDHLRPFVGGVSFDRLRVVVVPSDGAAVDLAADGRLDATATPLGADAVRDVAATDALDVRLTGGSWVYHVGYNLRRPPFTNPHFRRTVARLLDREHLVESVFGGYATPAVTPLATTDFEPADLAWTEGGARLPFVGDDGSLDVERARDLFREAGYSYAEDGRLVVQR; encoded by the coding sequence ATGACAGCGACTTCCCCTTCGATCGGTCGACGTTCTCTGCTCGCGCTGGCCGCGAGCAGCTTCACCGGCGGCTGTCTCCGGCAGTACGGGTCGGTCGTCACGCGCGACGACCACACCCAACTGTCGGTCACGGTGAAGACGCTCCCCGCGGACGCCGACGAGCGGGCCACTCGCGTCGCGCGCAGACTCGCCGCCGCCCTTCAGCGCGTCGGCGTCGACGCCAGTGTCGTCCCGATGAGCCGGGAACACCTGCGCCGGAGCGTCCTGCTCAACCACGACTTCGACCTCTACGTCGGTCGACTACCGCTGCCGGCGGACCCCGACTGGCTCCGCCCGCTGCTCCACTCGCGGTTCGCGACGGCGCAGGGCTGGGCCAACCCCTTCGGCTACGGCGCGCTGGAACTCGACGAGCGACTGACCGCACAGGCCCGCCAGTCCGGCCAGCACCGCCGCGAGACGGTCGCGGCAGTCCAGCGCCGGGTCGTCAGAGACCAGCCGTTCACCGTCCTCGCCGTCCCCGACGCGGTGCGGGCGACGCGCCGCGACCGGGTCCGGTGGCGGGGCGACCGCCTCCACAGCGTCGCGGGCTACCTCGCCGCGGAGCCCGCCGGCCCGGCGGCGTCGGAGACGCCCGAGAGCACGAACGCGTCGGCGGCCTCGACGCGCGGGGACCGGACGACGACGGCGGACGAGACGCCGACGTCCACGCCGGCGACGGACCCGACGACCCTCCGTGTCGCCACCACCGACAGCCGCGTGACGAAGAATCTGAACCCGCTGTCGGTCCCGTTCCGCCGCGGACGGGTCCTCCTCCACCTCGTCTACGACTCGCTGGGACGCCGCCTCGACGGTACCGTCCGGCCGTGGCTCGCCGAGTCGTGGTCGGTCGAGCGTGACGACGGCACCACCGTCAAGGTGCGACTCCGCGAGGACCTGACGTGGCACGACGGCGCGTCGCTCACCGCCGGCGACGTCGCGTTCACCTACCGGTTCCTGCGTGACACCGCGCTCGGGCGGACGGAGGAACCCGTCACGTCGCCCGCCTACCGGGCTCGAATCTCGCTCGTCGACGGCGTCGAGGCAGTCGACGACCGGACCGTCCGTCTCGATCTCGGCGACGCCGGAGCGCCGGCAGCGACGACTGCGCTGACCGTCCCGGTCCTCCCCGAGCACGTCTGGCGGGCGGCCGCACGGCCCGCCGAGGTCGCCGGCATCGAGCGCGGGCCGACGACGGACGCGCTGGTCCGGAACAACCTCGAACCGGTCGGAAGCGGGCCGCTCCGCGTGACCGACACGGCGTTGAAGGCGTCGGTCGACCTCGCGGCGAACCCCGACCACTTCCTCACCCGGACCCCCGTCGACGACCACCTGAGGCCGTTCGTCGGGGGGGTCTCGTTCGACCGCCTCCGGGTCGTCGTCGTCCCCTCCGACGGCGCTGCGGTCGACCTCGCGGCGGACGGTCGACTCGACGCCACCGCCACCCCGCTCGGGGCCGACGCCGTCCGGGACGTCGCCGCGACGGACGCGCTCGACGTCCGACTGACCGGCGGGTCGTGGGTCTACCACGTCGGCTACAACCTCCGGCGACCACCCTTCACCAACCCGCACTTCCGGCGGACCGTCGCGCGACTGCTCGACCGCGAGCACCTCGTCGAGTCGGTGTTCGGCGGGTACGCGACGCCGGCGGTGACGCCGCTCGCGACGACCGACTTCGAACCGGCCGACCTCGCGTGGACGGAGGGCGGGGCGCGACTCCCGTTCGTCGGTGACGACGGCTCGCTCGACGTCGAGCGGGCCCGCGACCTGTTCCGCGAGGCGGGGTACAGCTACGCCGAAGACGGTCGCCTCGTCGTCCAGCGATGA
- a CDS encoding phosphatase PAP2 family protein has product MTATLSPLAELLLSVLGGAALLLVVGAATLVGPARLRACRGSLRGRLRETWPYLVLLGGVLLVNTVARDYGPEISWAIGWNVTGLIYAVEREFVALVQSVATPALTALFSTVYLVGYVFLLVFPFVAYLALDDQRLLKATSLAYAVNYAVGVCCYVLFVSYGPRNLLPGQVESLLYVTYPRTQILTGAVNVNTNVFPSLHTSLSVTVAALAWRSRDHYPGWCVVALPLAAAVAVATMYLGIHWALDVLAGLLLGLGSAALGLAVADRE; this is encoded by the coding sequence ATGACGGCGACGCTCTCGCCGCTCGCGGAGTTGCTCCTGTCCGTCCTCGGCGGCGCGGCCCTCCTGCTCGTGGTCGGCGCGGCCACCCTCGTCGGCCCCGCTCGACTCCGGGCCTGCCGTGGGTCTCTCCGGGGGCGACTCCGCGAGACGTGGCCCTACCTCGTGCTGCTGGGCGGCGTCCTGCTCGTGAACACGGTCGCCCGTGACTACGGTCCGGAGATCTCGTGGGCCATCGGCTGGAACGTGACGGGGCTCATCTACGCGGTCGAGCGGGAGTTCGTCGCGCTCGTCCAGTCGGTCGCCACGCCGGCGCTGACGGCGCTGTTCTCGACCGTCTACCTCGTCGGCTACGTCTTCCTGCTCGTCTTCCCGTTCGTCGCCTACCTCGCGCTGGACGACCAGCGACTGCTGAAGGCGACGAGCCTCGCGTACGCGGTCAACTACGCTGTCGGCGTCTGCTGTTACGTCCTGTTCGTCTCGTACGGGCCGCGGAACCTGCTGCCGGGCCAGGTGGAGTCGTTGCTGTACGTCACCTACCCCCGGACCCAGATTCTCACGGGCGCGGTCAACGTCAACACCAACGTCTTTCCGTCGCTACACACCTCGCTGTCGGTCACGGTCGCCGCCCTCGCGTGGCGCTCTCGCGACCACTACCCCGGCTGGTGTGTCGTCGCCCTGCCGCTGGCGGCCGCCGTCGCAGTCGCCACGATGTACCTCGGGATCCACTGGGCGCTCGACGTCCTCGCCGGTCTCCTGCTCGGCCTCGGGAGTGCGGCACTCGGCCTCGCTGTCGCCGACCGTGAGTAG
- a CDS encoding DUF6293 family protein, with the protein MQTHIVPVGFDYDRLIAPLIREQLDVDRVILLEGAVGSEANVEYSRHLSEKLEKDFRNLLGAATERVVVTDVYDYDRAFEQAYDLINAELDTGAEVWVNVSSMPRPVSFAFATAAHSIMVERQADRDRIHTYYTAPEKYLETELAEALRAELDLLREVRDEVLVGESGDEHSDLAERIDDRLADAADLLSEFDERGTTIGAKEVDGNHIIELPVASFSNVKPFEEVILFELGEQGEFASVSELAEALARELNEEYTDSFRSKVIYNVDRLGPGGKGYIEQEERGKSYRTRLSRIGELWVRAHADDPEALRE; encoded by the coding sequence ATGCAGACGCACATCGTGCCGGTCGGCTTCGACTACGACCGGTTGATCGCCCCGCTGATCCGCGAGCAGTTGGACGTGGACCGGGTGATCCTGCTCGAAGGTGCGGTCGGGAGCGAGGCCAACGTCGAGTACTCCCGACACCTCTCCGAGAAACTGGAGAAGGACTTCCGGAACCTCCTCGGCGCGGCGACGGAGCGCGTCGTCGTGACCGACGTGTACGACTACGACCGGGCGTTCGAGCAGGCCTACGACCTCATCAACGCGGAACTGGACACCGGCGCGGAGGTGTGGGTCAACGTCTCCTCGATGCCTCGACCGGTTTCGTTCGCCTTCGCCACGGCGGCCCACTCGATCATGGTCGAGCGACAGGCGGATCGGGATCGGATCCACACCTACTACACCGCCCCGGAGAAGTATCTGGAGACGGAACTCGCCGAAGCGCTCCGGGCCGAACTCGACCTGCTCCGGGAGGTGCGCGACGAGGTGCTGGTCGGCGAGTCCGGCGACGAGCATTCTGACCTCGCCGAGCGCATCGACGACCGACTCGCGGACGCGGCCGATCTGCTCTCGGAGTTCGACGAACGCGGGACGACGATCGGCGCGAAGGAGGTCGACGGGAACCACATCATCGAACTGCCGGTCGCCTCGTTCTCGAACGTCAAACCGTTCGAGGAGGTGATCCTGTTCGAGTTGGGCGAGCAGGGCGAGTTCGCCTCCGTGTCCGAACTGGCGGAGGCACTCGCGCGGGAACTGAACGAGGAGTACACCGACAGTTTCCGGTCGAAGGTGATCTACAACGTGGATCGGCTGGGACCGGGCGGGAAGGGGTACATCGAGCAGGAGGAGCGCGGGAAGTCCTACCGGACGCGCCTCTCGCGAATCGGGGAGCTGTGGGTCCGGGCGCACGCCGACGATCCGGAAGCACTGCGCGAGTGA
- a CDS encoding universal stress protein translates to MYDTILVPTDGSAAVVEAVERAVDLAERYDATVHALYVLDSTAYSTLDMSTSVVIDALEDEGETAVGYVAEQAEAAGVPAETAVVHGTPHRTIVDYAEEIGADLIVMGTHGRSGVDRFLLGSVTEKVVRTAPVPVMTVRVTDEES, encoded by the coding sequence ATGTACGATACAATCCTCGTGCCCACAGACGGGAGCGCCGCAGTCGTCGAAGCAGTCGAGCGCGCGGTCGACCTCGCCGAGCGGTACGACGCGACCGTCCACGCCCTCTACGTCCTCGACTCGACGGCCTACAGCACCCTCGACATGAGCACCAGCGTCGTCATCGACGCGCTGGAAGACGAGGGCGAGACCGCGGTCGGTTACGTCGCCGAACAGGCCGAGGCGGCCGGCGTCCCGGCCGAGACGGCCGTCGTCCACGGGACGCCACACCGGACGATCGTGGACTACGCCGAGGAGATCGGTGCGGACCTGATCGTGATGGGGACCCACGGCCGGAGCGGCGTGGACCGGTTCCTCCTCGGGAGCGTCACGGAGAAGGTCGTCAGAACCGCCCCGGTGCCGGTGATGACGGTTCGGGTGACGGACGAGGAGTCGTGA
- the hisS gene encoding histidine--tRNA ligase, translating to MYDHLKGFRDFYPGEMSARRETIDTVEATAERYGFREIGTPALERTQMYVDKSGEEIVEELYAFQDKGGRDVTLTPELTPTVARMVVAKSQELSKPIKWMSTRPFWRYEQVQQGRFREFYQTNVDIFGSAEPEADAEILAFAADAMTNLGLTADDFEFRVSHRDILGGLLEAFDADVDTRDAIRAVDKSAKIDREEYLALLTDAGLTWSQAEQFDDLLKSEDLDALVDFAGTERVEAAVTNLQNVLAVAEEFGVREYCTLSLETARGLDYYTGVVFECFDSTGEVSRAVFGGGRYDDLIESFGGQPTPAVGVAPGHAPLQLLCQRAGVWPEEALSTDYYLLTVGDTRDVAARIARELRATGNVVETDVADRSFGAQMGYADGINAETVVIVGEQDLANDEVTVKDMATGEQTTAPVDDFPGDRDAPTYDDFAE from the coding sequence ATGTACGACCACCTCAAGGGATTCCGCGACTTCTACCCGGGCGAGATGTCCGCCCGGCGGGAGACCATCGACACCGTGGAGGCCACCGCCGAGCGGTACGGCTTCCGGGAGATCGGCACCCCCGCCTTAGAGCGCACGCAGATGTACGTCGACAAGTCCGGCGAGGAGATCGTCGAGGAACTGTACGCCTTCCAGGACAAGGGCGGCCGAGACGTCACACTCACGCCGGAACTCACGCCGACCGTCGCCCGGATGGTCGTCGCCAAGTCCCAAGAACTCTCGAAGCCGATCAAGTGGATGTCCACCCGTCCCTTCTGGCGCTACGAGCAGGTCCAGCAGGGCCGCTTCCGCGAGTTCTACCAGACCAACGTCGACATCTTCGGCTCGGCAGAACCCGAGGCCGACGCCGAGATTCTCGCGTTCGCGGCCGACGCGATGACGAACCTCGGTCTCACTGCGGACGACTTCGAGTTCCGCGTCTCCCACCGCGACATCCTCGGTGGCCTCCTCGAAGCCTTCGACGCCGACGTGGACACCCGCGACGCCATCCGGGCGGTCGACAAGTCCGCGAAGATCGACCGCGAGGAGTATCTCGCGCTGCTGACCGACGCCGGCCTGACGTGGAGTCAAGCCGAGCAGTTCGACGACCTCCTCAAATCCGAGGATCTCGACGCTCTCGTCGACTTCGCCGGCACGGAGCGCGTCGAGGCGGCCGTCACGAACCTCCAGAACGTCCTCGCCGTGGCGGAGGAGTTCGGCGTTCGGGAATACTGCACGCTCTCCTTGGAGACTGCACGCGGGCTAGACTACTACACCGGCGTCGTGTTCGAGTGTTTCGACTCGACCGGCGAGGTGTCCCGAGCAGTCTTCGGCGGCGGTCGGTACGACGACCTGATCGAGAGCTTCGGCGGCCAGCCGACCCCTGCGGTCGGCGTCGCGCCCGGACACGCGCCCCTGCAACTGCTCTGTCAGCGCGCCGGCGTCTGGCCCGAGGAGGCACTCTCGACCGACTACTACCTGCTGACGGTCGGCGACACGCGCGACGTCGCCGCCAGAATCGCCCGCGAGTTGCGAGCGACCGGCAACGTCGTCGAGACCGACGTGGCCGACCGGAGCTTCGGCGCGCAGATGGGCTACGCCGACGGGATCAACGCCGAGACGGTCGTCATCGTCGGCGAGCAGGATCTGGCGAACGACGAGGTGACGGTGAAGGACATGGCGACCGGCGAGCAGACGACCGCGCCGGTCGACGACTTCCCCGGCGACCGGGACGCGCCGACCTACGACGACTTCGCCGAGTAA
- a CDS encoding aryl-sulfate sulfotransferase, whose translation MRSRTVARVCLALLLVGSLLVVGHAYTTRSPTVSAEGPETTAVEPREGMTVVATDSNTWLGQAGDGPRANAELLAVAPNGSVAYYDDVHTRYWDVDPVPNTTRTVEYVYADHLNASECGGESVCTRNGIERVNLTSGEVTPIYSRVTPGKHSTRWHDADRLSPTRYVVADIAQDRVVVVNTTTGVVEWAWDAQAAFDPRTSGGPYPEDWTHLNDVEVLPDGRIQVSLRNHDRVVYLDRETGLLDAQTLGNGSHDVLYEQHNPDYLANGTGPPSTLVADSENNRVVEYRRTDDGWRRSWTWADDRLQWPRDADRLPNGHTLVTDSNGDRVVEVDEDGAVVWSLPVAFPYEAERLGTGDESTGGPPAGEVGLAGRAGEGGTDTEADSGRESTPDDSLAGPLANSVFYVLPAWMGLPAAVATVVGVPVALGWLLAEWRWSRYRLLLRSPVSFGRDDR comes from the coding sequence ATGCGTTCACGAACGGTGGCCCGCGTCTGTCTCGCGTTGCTCCTCGTCGGCAGTCTCCTCGTCGTCGGCCACGCCTACACGACCCGCTCGCCGACAGTGAGCGCCGAAGGTCCCGAGACGACGGCTGTCGAACCCCGGGAGGGGATGACCGTCGTCGCGACCGACTCGAACACGTGGCTCGGGCAGGCGGGTGACGGTCCTCGGGCGAACGCCGAGTTGCTCGCCGTCGCACCGAACGGGAGCGTCGCGTACTACGACGACGTACACACCCGGTACTGGGACGTCGACCCGGTCCCCAACACCACCCGGACGGTCGAGTACGTCTACGCCGACCACCTGAACGCCAGCGAGTGTGGCGGCGAGTCGGTCTGCACGCGAAACGGGATCGAGCGCGTCAACCTCACGTCCGGCGAGGTGACGCCGATATACAGCCGCGTCACCCCCGGCAAGCACTCCACGCGGTGGCACGACGCCGACCGCCTCTCGCCGACGCGCTACGTCGTCGCCGACATCGCGCAGGACCGCGTCGTCGTCGTGAACACGACCACCGGCGTCGTCGAGTGGGCGTGGGACGCGCAGGCTGCCTTCGACCCCCGGACCTCCGGCGGCCCCTACCCCGAGGACTGGACCCACCTGAACGACGTGGAGGTGCTCCCCGACGGCCGCATCCAGGTCAGCCTACGGAACCACGACCGGGTCGTCTACCTCGACCGCGAGACGGGCCTGCTCGACGCCCAGACGCTCGGAAACGGCTCCCACGACGTCCTCTACGAACAGCACAACCCCGACTACCTGGCGAACGGGACCGGCCCGCCCTCGACGCTCGTCGCCGACTCGGAGAACAACCGCGTCGTCGAGTACCGGCGGACCGACGACGGCTGGCGGCGCTCGTGGACGTGGGCGGACGACCGCCTGCAGTGGCCTCGCGACGCCGATCGCCTGCCGAACGGCCACACGCTCGTCACCGACTCGAACGGCGACCGCGTCGTCGAAGTCGACGAGGACGGCGCGGTCGTCTGGAGCCTCCCGGTCGCGTTCCCCTACGAGGCCGAACGGCTCGGCACCGGCGACGAGAGCACCGGCGGCCCACCCGCCGGCGAGGTCGGCCTCGCGGGTCGGGCCGGTGAGGGAGGCACCGACACCGAGGCGGACTCGGGACGCGAGAGCACTCCCGACGACAGCCTCGCCGGGCCGCTCGCCAACAGCGTCTTCTACGTCCTCCCGGCGTGGATGGGGCTCCCGGCGGCGGTAGCGACGGTCGTCGGCGTCCCTGTCGCGCTCGGCTGGCTCCTCGCCGAGTGGCGCTGGAGTCGGTACCGCCTCCTGCTCCGGTCGCCGGTCTCGTTCGGGAGGGACGACCGGTGA
- a CDS encoding succinylglutamate desuccinylase/aspartoacylase family protein: protein MHRRSLLARVGTLAAGAVCASGTTTADTGDDTPQTPTRDGTILPGTRHETPVYLVESDGSGPTVFVIGGIHGDERSGARAASRIARWEIDAGRLVVVPRANRVALARNTRAGVGGDLNRAFPPEGRPETELARALWDEVVARDPDVLVDCHSSRGIYGLHREYVGQAVFPAADGRSPQRADRAVAATNEAVVPWSMPFHEFERGNLLSGDDPLLAHRAVVHGVASYLVETTRFVTDLRTRTDWTVTLVEHLLAQHGIDRAGDDATGGDGA, encoded by the coding sequence ATGCATCGACGTTCACTGCTCGCGAGGGTCGGCACACTCGCCGCTGGTGCGGTCTGCGCGAGCGGTACCACCACCGCCGACACCGGCGACGACACGCCACAGACGCCGACGCGCGACGGCACGATCCTGCCCGGCACACGCCACGAGACACCCGTGTACTTGGTCGAGAGCGACGGCTCGGGACCGACCGTCTTCGTCATCGGGGGCATCCACGGCGACGAGCGGAGCGGCGCCCGCGCCGCCAGTCGCATCGCCCGGTGGGAGATCGACGCCGGGCGGCTGGTCGTCGTCCCGCGAGCGAACCGGGTCGCGCTGGCGCGGAACACGAGAGCGGGCGTCGGCGGCGACCTGAACCGCGCCTTCCCACCCGAGGGTCGACCGGAGACCGAACTGGCCCGGGCGCTGTGGGACGAGGTCGTCGCCCGCGACCCCGACGTGCTCGTCGACTGCCACAGTTCGCGGGGCATCTACGGGCTCCATCGGGAGTACGTCGGGCAAGCGGTGTTCCCAGCGGCGGACGGGCGATCGCCACAGCGGGCCGACCGCGCCGTCGCGGCGACGAACGAGGCGGTGGTGCCGTGGTCGATGCCGTTCCACGAGTTCGAGCGAGGCAACCTACTGTCCGGCGACGACCCACTGCTGGCCCACCGGGCCGTCGTCCATGGGGTGGCGAGCTATCTCGTCGAGACAACGCGGTTCGTCACCGACCTGCGGACCCGGACCGACTGGACCGTCACCCTCGTCGAGCACCTGCTGGCCCAACACGGTATCGACCGGGCTGGCGACGACGCGACCGGGGGTGACGGGGCGTGA